The following are encoded together in the Candidatus Hydrogenedentota bacterium genome:
- a CDS encoding HlyC/CorC family transporter: protein MAALFIFLVSILFCAFFAGYETGFVSANLFRIRHLAEKEQNTRAIRLAQRYENPNRLITMLLVGTNLSMVIGTTALTHSVGAAAASFIATPAFLIFAEIMPKSVFRHFPTRLALALFPVVRFFEGFFSPIIIPIAWLSQGFLRLVKQNARGLRMLLASLDDVRVLVDESHDQGTLDPYEHELIHSVFDLQTHAAKEVMVPRIRILAVPETATRSELTRLFIEGGQTRLPVYRGSIDQVIGIVNAFDLIKDVDPENQDIEHFIRPVLHVPDTMKLDDVLNTMRRARQSMAIVTDEYGGTDGLITVEDILEEIFGEIHDEYDVLTTQIRKVGPRAFIIDARTPLDEFTKAVPLQVEPLDVETVGGWVNHVAGHIPTMGEVIHTPNFRILVLEGAPTHVTTIRLELADQPAPSAENTKDKE, encoded by the coding sequence ATGGCTGCTTTGTTCATATTTCTAGTATCCATTCTCTTTTGCGCTTTCTTTGCGGGCTATGAAACCGGTTTTGTATCGGCCAATCTTTTCCGCATCCGTCACCTTGCTGAAAAAGAACAGAACACACGCGCTATTCGACTGGCTCAGCGCTACGAAAACCCCAATCGCTTGATTACCATGCTCTTGGTGGGCACGAACTTGAGTATGGTCATCGGCACCACCGCGCTGACCCATTCTGTGGGAGCTGCTGCGGCATCGTTTATTGCTACGCCTGCCTTTTTAATCTTCGCCGAGATTATGCCGAAAAGTGTCTTTCGTCATTTCCCGACCCGTCTCGCGTTGGCACTTTTCCCTGTGGTTCGTTTTTTCGAAGGCTTCTTTTCGCCCATTATCATTCCTATTGCGTGGCTGTCGCAAGGTTTCCTCAGGCTGGTAAAACAAAATGCAAGAGGTTTGCGTATGCTCCTCGCGTCGTTGGATGACGTGCGTGTGTTGGTAGATGAAAGCCATGATCAGGGCACTTTGGATCCTTACGAACATGAACTCATTCATTCTGTTTTTGATTTACAAACCCATGCGGCGAAAGAGGTCATGGTGCCGCGTATACGCATCCTTGCCGTTCCTGAAACGGCGACACGAAGCGAACTGACGCGGCTTTTTATTGAGGGAGGGCAAACGCGGCTGCCCGTATATAGAGGGTCCATCGACCAAGTAATCGGTATTGTAAATGCTTTCGATCTTATCAAGGATGTTGATCCGGAAAACCAGGATATTGAGCACTTTATCCGGCCTGTGCTGCATGTTCCCGATACGATGAAGCTGGACGATGTGTTGAATACCATGCGCCGTGCCCGCCAGTCTATGGCGATTGTCACCGATGAGTACGGGGGAACAGACGGGCTTATCACGGTGGAAGATATTCTGGAAGAGATCTTCGGTGAAATCCATGATGAATACGATGTGCTGACCACACAAATTCGTAAGGTCGGGCCCCGCGCCTTTATCATTGATGCCCGTACGCCGCTCGATGAGTTTACAAAGGCGGTTCCGTTGCAGGTGGAGCCTTTGGACGTGGAAACGGTGGGCGGATGGGTGAACCATGTGGCGGGACATATCCCCACGATGGGAGAGGTAATCCATACACCTAATTTCCGTATTCTTGTCTTGGAAGGGGCTCCCACCCATGTCACCACGATCCGCCTTGAACTGGCGGATCAACCTGCCCCGTCGGCGGAGAACACAAAAGACAAGGAATAA
- a CDS encoding HlyC/CorC family transporter, which translates to MEDDPGGESPRISLKHMLLWGGRVAFAGSVAAVAYSTLASTVSASAMHESGAEPWYQILTPGILVLALVLGGFSAFFSASEVAFLSLNKVELRAMHASGRGLQFLAAHLMRRPGSLLTTILMGNTFVNIMLSIVFVKPLASVFQSTFQFHLPQALAIAVILTTALILFFCEILPKVFATTCPRLLAVSASVPMYVIDWIIMPFRYVAMLLVNFMFKITRLAEVKAAPFLTDEEFLSLVSDGEASGIIEEEERQMIKGILEFDAVTLEEILIPRPDIVGISETATIAEALETVRRYEFARMPVFLEDLDHISGILYAKDLLPVMEKGAMDDLVRSYMRPPHFIPATMSVGDFVKTAQKSRIHISIVVDEFGGTEGLVTLQDALREVVGDIGEEDDMDLPLCEEIAPREWIMAGNYPLDEFEELTGIESGDEEHTTVGGFLMTLSDKILEPGDELNFSRLHFYVKEVEGKRITQVLIKEMPEPATEEKD; encoded by the coding sequence TTGGAAGATGACCCTGGCGGAGAGTCGCCTCGAATATCTCTAAAACATATGCTTCTTTGGGGAGGGCGCGTCGCTTTTGCGGGAAGCGTGGCTGCAGTGGCGTATAGTACGCTCGCATCCACCGTATCCGCCTCAGCAATGCATGAATCAGGCGCAGAACCTTGGTATCAGATTCTGACGCCGGGAATTCTTGTCTTGGCGCTTGTCCTCGGAGGCTTTTCCGCTTTCTTTTCTGCGAGCGAAGTGGCGTTTCTATCGTTGAATAAGGTGGAGCTTCGCGCCATGCACGCTTCGGGCCGGGGCCTTCAATTTCTTGCCGCCCATTTGATGCGGCGGCCCGGCAGCCTGCTCACCACCATATTGATGGGGAATACCTTTGTCAATATTATGTTGAGTATCGTCTTCGTGAAACCCTTGGCATCCGTATTCCAATCAACCTTCCAATTTCATCTGCCCCAAGCCCTTGCAATCGCTGTTATCCTGACAACGGCGCTGATCTTATTCTTTTGTGAAATACTGCCGAAGGTCTTCGCCACTACCTGCCCGAGGCTCCTGGCCGTGAGTGCATCGGTGCCCATGTACGTGATCGACTGGATCATCATGCCTTTCCGATACGTGGCGATGCTCTTGGTGAATTTTATGTTTAAGATTACGCGGCTAGCAGAGGTTAAAGCCGCGCCTTTCCTCACAGACGAAGAATTTTTATCGCTCGTATCCGATGGCGAGGCTTCCGGAATCATTGAGGAAGAAGAGCGGCAGATGATTAAGGGGATTTTAGAATTCGATGCTGTGACGCTGGAAGAGATTCTGATTCCGCGGCCGGATATCGTGGGCATTTCAGAAACTGCGACTATTGCGGAAGCCCTCGAAACGGTAAGGCGTTATGAATTTGCCCGTATGCCCGTGTTCTTAGAGGATCTGGATCATATCAGCGGAATCTTGTATGCGAAAGACCTGTTGCCTGTCATGGAAAAAGGAGCCATGGATGATTTGGTGCGTTCTTATATGCGCCCGCCTCATTTTATCCCCGCCACCATGAGCGTAGGCGACTTTGTGAAGACCGCCCAAAAATCGCGGATTCATATATCCATCGTTGTCGATGAATTTGGCGGAACCGAAGGGCTTGTCACGCTGCAAGATGCGTTACGGGAAGTGGTGGGCGATATAGGCGAAGAAGATGATATGGATCTACCCTTGTGTGAAGAGATTGCGCCCCGAGAATGGATCATGGCGGGTAACTATCCCCTAGATGAATTTGAAGAACTGACGGGCATCGAATCAGGCGATGAGGAGCACACGACTGTGGGCGGCTTTCTCATGACCCTATCCGATAAAATTCTGGAGCCCGGTGATGAACTTAATTTCTCTAGACTCCATTTTTATGTTAAAGAAGTAGAAGGAAAACGGATTACGCAAGTATTGATTAAAGAAATGCCGGAACCTGCAACCGAGGAGAAGGACTAG
- the ybeY gene encoding rRNA maturation RNase YbeY, producing the protein MIHLDIRNQSKIKRLISRGRLEKLAEKICAGEGVRKEAELSLLFCDDSFIKELNAQYRNRDEATDVLSFVQEKTGKEPYTILGDIVISLETVERYCGGDRDAMRTETLLLFCHGLLHLLGYEHGNEADKIKMQMKQAHYLDLKLENVWH; encoded by the coding sequence ATGATACATTTAGATATCCGCAATCAATCGAAAATAAAGCGTTTAATCAGCCGTGGCCGCCTCGAAAAGTTGGCGGAAAAGATTTGCGCAGGTGAAGGCGTGAGGAAAGAGGCGGAATTGAGCCTGCTCTTTTGTGATGATTCTTTTATCAAGGAATTAAATGCTCAGTATCGTAACCGCGACGAGGCTACTGATGTGCTGTCTTTTGTGCAAGAAAAGACGGGCAAGGAGCCCTATACGATATTAGGCGATATTGTCATATCCTTGGAGACGGTGGAGCGTTATTGCGGCGGCGACCGTGATGCCATGCGGACGGAGACACTCCTGTTGTTTTGCCACGGACTGCTCCATTTGCTCGGTTATGAACACGGCAATGAGGCGGATAAAATCAAGATGCAGATGAAACAAGCCCATTATCTTGATCTGAAATTAGAAAACGTATGGCACTGA
- a CDS encoding HDIG domain-containing protein, with product MYAILAGPQRASFFGVLMTALVSAQYQYNWRLLLVAGAMTVAGIFTTDRVRKRSDMTAASLVATVVGILALGAAVLATDTLFTETFVRRIFMVLFNGFLCILTVPALLPWLERLFHITTDIQLLEYSDLNNPVLRQLAVTAPATFAHSLQLGQLAEVAADAVGANGLLARVCAYYHDIGKQFKPEMFTENQSTAQNIHDSLSPQVSARIIRQHVIDGVKLAKERNLPQPIINGILEHHGTCKISFFYEKALAEGNTDDIDENEFRYPGPRPQRPETAILMICDGSESGVRSLDQPDFEAVSQFVGKIIRARSEDNQFENCDLTLKQLTRIRDTKANALMSTMHRRIVYPDQTARPESDMTSLKTEGSSS from the coding sequence TTGTATGCTATCCTGGCAGGGCCTCAGCGTGCTTCTTTCTTTGGCGTGCTCATGACCGCCTTGGTTTCCGCGCAATACCAATACAATTGGCGTTTACTCTTGGTGGCGGGCGCCATGACTGTGGCGGGTATATTTACCACGGATAGGGTGCGTAAGCGAAGCGATATGACGGCGGCGTCGCTCGTGGCGACGGTGGTCGGTATCCTTGCGCTCGGCGCGGCGGTCCTTGCGACTGATACGCTCTTTACCGAGACCTTTGTGAGACGCATTTTCATGGTGCTCTTCAACGGCTTTTTATGTATTTTGACCGTGCCCGCTTTGCTCCCATGGCTGGAGCGGCTCTTTCACATTACCACAGATATTCAGCTCTTAGAATACAGCGACCTCAACAACCCTGTTCTCCGGCAGCTTGCGGTTACGGCGCCGGCCACCTTCGCGCATAGCCTGCAATTGGGGCAATTGGCGGAAGTGGCGGCTGATGCTGTGGGCGCCAACGGTCTCTTGGCACGGGTCTGCGCCTATTATCATGATATTGGTAAACAATTTAAACCGGAAATGTTTACGGAAAACCAAAGCACAGCACAAAATATTCATGACAGCCTGTCGCCTCAGGTTAGCGCGCGGATCATACGGCAGCACGTTATTGACGGTGTAAAGCTTGCGAAAGAGAGGAATTTGCCGCAGCCTATTATCAACGGTATCTTAGAGCATCACGGCACCTGCAAAATCAGTTTCTTTTATGAAAAGGCCTTGGCTGAGGGTAATACCGATGATATTGACGAGAACGAATTTCGTTATCCCGGACCGAGACCGCAGCGGCCGGAAACGGCTATTTTGATGATTTGTGACGGTTCTGAATCGGGCGTGCGTAGTCTTGACCAACCCGACTTCGAAGCGGTCAGTCAGTTTGTGGGTAAAATCATTCGCGCCCGTTCGGAAGACAATCAATTTGAAAACTGCGATCTGACGCTCAAACAATTGACGCGTATCCGAGATACCAAAGCAAACGCGCTGATGAGTACCATGCACCGCCGCATTGTTTATCCGGACCAGACCGCTCGGCCTGAATCCGACATGACTTCCCTAAAAACGGAAGGGTCCTCTTCATGA
- a CDS encoding PhoH family protein — MNTDFNFEFELNNHEESLRLFGHNGAIRRFIQSRTQVKIVDRGAKVIVIGQRDTAAVVCQMLQDMLTALRQGAQLTLKDFEHALESGSAGEPESLLAPPPAAIRHELNIRPRTSGQKRYLDTITSYEITVAIGPAGTGKTYLAMAVAVSALLNRQVGRLILTRPAVEAGERLGFLPGDIVEKVNPYLRPLYDALYSMVDLERVTRLIDQECIEVAPLAFMRGRTLDNAFIILDEAQNTTVEQMLMFLTRLGRGSRMIVTGDVTQIDLPPGVRSGLTDARDVLKNIKEIGNVLLGQEDVVRNPLVKQIVQAYEHSGKSSVGALNRVDHNEPPSDVDAYPTEKIQSGS; from the coding sequence ATGAATACAGACTTCAATTTTGAGTTTGAACTTAATAATCATGAAGAATCACTGCGCCTATTTGGTCACAATGGCGCCATTCGGAGGTTCATTCAATCGCGGACACAAGTGAAGATTGTCGATCGTGGCGCGAAAGTTATTGTTATTGGTCAGCGCGATACGGCGGCGGTTGTCTGTCAGATGTTGCAGGACATGCTTACTGCCCTTCGTCAAGGGGCGCAGCTTACACTAAAAGACTTTGAGCACGCCCTTGAATCGGGTTCTGCAGGGGAACCGGAAAGTCTGTTAGCGCCGCCGCCTGCCGCCATTCGGCATGAACTGAATATTCGACCCCGCACTTCGGGTCAGAAACGCTATCTCGACACGATCACCTCCTATGAAATCACTGTCGCCATCGGTCCTGCCGGCACGGGGAAAACCTATCTTGCCATGGCGGTAGCCGTGTCTGCGCTGTTGAACCGTCAAGTAGGCCGTTTGATCTTGACGCGGCCTGCCGTGGAGGCAGGCGAGCGATTGGGCTTCTTGCCCGGCGACATCGTGGAAAAAGTTAATCCCTATCTCCGTCCCTTGTACGATGCCCTCTATTCCATGGTGGATCTCGAGCGAGTCACCCGTTTGATCGATCAGGAATGTATCGAAGTAGCGCCGCTGGCGTTTATGCGCGGGCGCACCTTGGACAATGCTTTTATTATTCTGGATGAGGCGCAAAATACTACGGTCGAACAGATGCTCATGTTTTTGACCCGTCTCGGCCGTGGTTCTCGGATGATTGTAACGGGCGATGTTACGCAGATTGATCTGCCGCCCGGTGTGCGATCGGGTCTGACCGATGCGCGGGACGTGTTAAAAAATATTAAGGAGATCGGCAACGTTCTGCTCGGTCAAGAGGATGTGGTACGCAATCCTTTGGTCAAGCAAATTGTACAAGCCTATGAACACTCAGGTAAATCAAGTGTGGGCGCCTTAAACCGTGTAGATCATAATGAGCCCCCTTCCGATGTGGATGCGTATCCGACAGAAAAGATTCAATCCGGTTCATAA
- the mtnA gene encoding S-methyl-5-thioribose-1-phosphate isomerase, whose protein sequence is MIPVQPIQWDSSQLYIIDQTELPLQTLVVELSTVEAVWEAIKSLRVRGAPAIGVCAAYGVLIGLRSYRDGTAEAFRARAEHCFRYLATARPTAVNLFYALDCMKAVLDRMPPESSAEACYTALEKEAAAQYDADLAMCQAIGAHGAALIKDGMGILTHCNAGGLATTGYGTALAPLYTAFAQGRRFKVYADETRPLLQGARLTVWELENAGIDVTLICDNMAAVVMRDGMVDAVVVGADRIAANGDTANKIGTYGVAALAHLHNIPFYIAAPASTFDMSAASGADIPIEMRDADEIRRFGTLQTAPESVKTYNPAFDVTPNTYITAFITDRGVIYPPYDRSLSAFTKNP, encoded by the coding sequence ATGATACCTGTTCAACCCATTCAATGGGACTCATCTCAATTATACATTATAGACCAAACGGAGCTGCCCTTACAGACGCTTGTTGTGGAATTGTCGACGGTGGAAGCCGTGTGGGAGGCTATCAAAAGCCTGCGCGTTCGCGGCGCGCCTGCCATCGGTGTCTGTGCCGCCTATGGGGTGCTTATTGGTCTTCGCAGTTACCGCGACGGGACTGCGGAAGCATTTCGCGCCAGAGCGGAGCATTGCTTTCGCTATCTCGCCACGGCGCGACCCACAGCGGTCAATCTCTTTTATGCGTTAGACTGTATGAAAGCGGTGTTGGACAGGATGCCGCCGGAAAGCAGTGCTGAGGCATGTTATACGGCGCTGGAAAAAGAAGCGGCTGCTCAATATGACGCTGACCTTGCCATGTGCCAAGCAATCGGTGCGCATGGAGCGGCACTCATCAAGGACGGCATGGGCATATTGACCCATTGCAACGCCGGCGGCCTCGCCACCACGGGTTATGGCACGGCTCTGGCGCCGCTCTATACGGCTTTTGCGCAAGGACGCCGTTTTAAGGTTTATGCCGATGAGACGCGGCCGCTGCTGCAGGGGGCACGGTTGACGGTGTGGGAACTGGAAAATGCAGGTATTGATGTCACGCTTATTTGCGACAATATGGCAGCTGTGGTTATGCGTGATGGAATGGTGGACGCCGTCGTGGTCGGTGCCGACCGTATTGCTGCCAACGGAGACACGGCGAATAAAATTGGTACCTATGGAGTTGCTGCCCTAGCCCATCTCCACAACATCCCTTTTTATATTGCTGCACCGGCATCAACCTTTGATATGAGCGCTGCTTCAGGCGCTGACATTCCCATTGAGATGCGCGACGCCGATGAAATACGCCGTTTCGGAACGCTTCAGACAGCCCCGGAAAGCGTGAAGACCTACAATCCTGCCTTTGATGTGACGCCAAACACTTATATCACTGCCTTTATCACAGATCGGGGCGTGATTTACCCTCCCTATGATCGGAGCCTTTCCGCCTTTACGAAAAACCCTTAA
- the lgt gene encoding prolipoprotein diacylglyceryl transferase, with product MYPKFFSTGELHFHSYTVMMTIAFLVGTIGPIWLNRRREKPYSATPAGGIWIFLGGILGAKIWWAIQYGGADDWRYLQFIVHGGLVFFGGLFGGIVAGIIYLRLHKIPIISGADMVAPFMALAHGIGRIGCFLNGCCWGAVTRFSYPWAVRFPKGSSCYRSHIRENLITRDDLFSLPVHPTQIYETLGNFIIFVILLIIYKKRKHTGVVTLSYLMLYGLLRFITEIFRGESARPFFGLFTVSQIVALSLLTVGILLYAICSQWVWKKEPAPVASSEETTDSTEQ from the coding sequence ATGTATCCAAAATTTTTCAGTACGGGAGAATTGCATTTTCATTCCTATACTGTAATGATGACCATCGCCTTTCTCGTGGGAACCATCGGACCTATCTGGCTCAACCGAAGACGTGAAAAACCCTATTCAGCGACGCCGGCAGGTGGTATCTGGATCTTTTTAGGCGGTATCTTAGGGGCTAAAATTTGGTGGGCGATTCAATATGGCGGCGCTGATGATTGGCGGTATCTTCAATTTATTGTCCATGGCGGTCTGGTCTTTTTTGGCGGACTTTTTGGCGGTATTGTTGCCGGTATCATTTATTTGCGCTTACACAAGATCCCGATTATTTCCGGAGCCGATATGGTAGCGCCTTTTATGGCACTTGCTCATGGGATAGGCAGAATCGGATGCTTTTTAAATGGTTGCTGTTGGGGCGCTGTGACCCGATTTTCGTATCCTTGGGCGGTACGGTTTCCGAAGGGTTCCAGTTGCTACAGATCCCATATCAGGGAAAATCTCATCACCCGGGATGATCTGTTTTCTCTGCCCGTGCATCCGACGCAAATTTATGAAACGCTAGGCAATTTTATAATTTTCGTCATATTGCTGATCATTTATAAAAAACGCAAACATACGGGCGTGGTGACGCTCAGTTATCTGATGCTTTATGGTTTGCTGCGCTTTATAACAGAAATATTCAGAGGCGAAAGTGCGCGCCCCTTCTTTGGGCTTTTTACCGTTTCCCAGATCGTTGCCCTATCCCTATTGACAGTGGGGATACTCTTGTACGCAATTTGTTCGCAATGGGTTTGGAAGAAAGAACCGGCACCGGTCGCGTCTTCTGAAGAAACGACTGATTCCACCGAACAATAA
- a CDS encoding SUMF1/EgtB/PvdO family nonheme iron enzyme, with protein MKNNAMIVVRCTTCGLEITVPSSVQGRTGNCLNCGGPIVVPSGAVSIDSATLSFREGETIASRYIIRSFIGRGGMGGVYLAEDILVKEEVALKFLRGDILRTKKWRYMFLQEAQIARRLRHDNIVAVHDISYTTDGILFLSMEYLKGKSLRDFLKEYRIARKYLRPRLAIAIGLQVLSALDYAHRLVVHRDIKPENIMLLPNEQVKVLDFGVAKVLEEKETEQQALTRSTKHQRTVTGTEAYAAPEQQHADSVDARTDIYSLGLVLRELLYLRTPYEYAPELPIKRDDVPQEILDVVAKSVLPDKKDRWQSAMDFFNALKQAYDCAFTVAARQHYETVAAQGTSMESMVFFSGGSFLMGNNKVFEEAPEAEVHVDPFWMDIHPVTVGEYKKFLDDVGAPEPRYWRDNQLNGAEQPVVGISWEEALTYASWAGKSLPTERQWEFAARGQANRKYPWGSLPPDAMRCNYRNNLGMPSIVSMHEDGQTPEGLFDMAGNVYEWLLDSFGPYTHTQQAQPDPDDGPRKVVRGGCYESDIDELTTTARRGFFANARLRTLGFRCVYNAKQEKRHE; from the coding sequence TTGAAAAATAATGCTATGATCGTTGTCCGATGCACCACCTGTGGATTGGAAATCACGGTACCCTCTTCGGTTCAGGGACGTACAGGGAATTGCCTGAACTGCGGCGGGCCTATTGTCGTGCCCTCCGGCGCGGTGTCTATCGATTCCGCCACCCTATCCTTTCGCGAAGGGGAAACCATTGCAAGCCGATATATTATCCGCTCTTTTATAGGCAGGGGCGGCATGGGCGGCGTCTATCTGGCGGAAGATATTCTCGTGAAAGAAGAAGTGGCCTTAAAGTTTTTGCGCGGCGATATCCTGCGCACGAAAAAATGGCGCTACATGTTTTTACAAGAGGCTCAGATAGCGCGACGCCTGCGTCATGATAATATCGTTGCCGTCCACGATATTAGTTACACCACAGACGGCATCCTCTTTTTGTCCATGGAATATTTGAAAGGAAAATCGCTGCGCGACTTCCTTAAAGAATATCGTATTGCAAGGAAGTATCTCCGCCCCCGCCTCGCCATAGCCATCGGCCTGCAAGTCTTAAGCGCTCTGGACTATGCCCATCGTCTGGTCGTGCACCGGGATATCAAGCCGGAAAATATTATGCTCCTTCCCAATGAACAAGTGAAAGTCTTAGATTTCGGTGTTGCCAAAGTACTCGAAGAAAAAGAAACAGAACAACAAGCGCTGACCCGTTCCACAAAGCACCAACGTACCGTCACCGGCACAGAAGCCTACGCGGCTCCGGAACAGCAGCACGCCGATTCTGTGGACGCTCGAACCGATATTTACAGCTTGGGCCTCGTTCTGCGTGAATTACTTTATTTAAGGACTCCCTACGAATATGCGCCTGAACTGCCGATCAAACGGGACGATGTACCCCAAGAGATTTTGGACGTAGTCGCGAAATCCGTGCTCCCCGATAAAAAAGATCGATGGCAATCGGCTATGGATTTCTTTAACGCGCTCAAGCAAGCCTACGACTGTGCCTTCACCGTTGCCGCGCGGCAGCACTACGAGACTGTGGCTGCACAAGGCACGTCTATGGAATCCATGGTCTTTTTCTCCGGCGGCAGTTTTCTCATGGGAAACAACAAGGTCTTTGAAGAAGCTCCGGAAGCGGAAGTACACGTGGATCCATTTTGGATGGATATTCACCCTGTCACCGTCGGCGAATATAAAAAGTTTCTTGATGACGTGGGCGCTCCCGAACCTCGCTATTGGCGGGATAACCAGCTCAATGGCGCAGAACAACCTGTCGTGGGTATTTCATGGGAAGAAGCCTTGACCTATGCCTCTTGGGCGGGCAAGAGCCTGCCCACAGAACGCCAATGGGAATTTGCGGCACGGGGACAAGCAAACCGAAAATATCCTTGGGGCAGCCTTCCCCCTGATGCCATGCGCTGCAACTACAGAAATAATTTGGGTATGCCCAGCATTGTATCCATGCACGAAGACGGCCAAACGCCCGAAGGACTCTTCGATATGGCAGGCAATGTCTATGAGTGGCTTTTAGATAGCTTTGGACCCTATACCCACACGCAGCAAGCGCAGCCCGATCCAGACGATGGACCGAGAAAAGTGGTGCGCGGCGGCTGCTACGAATCGGATATCGATGAATTAACCACCACAGCGCGTCGCGGTTTTTTTGCGAATGCGCGGCTCCGCACCCTTGGCTTTCGTTGTGTATATAACGCTAAGCAGGAAAAACGCCATGAATAA
- a CDS encoding ThuA domain-containing protein has protein sequence MNKTRMIFLCSISFVLSLSAATQEESVALQSDDLMLPQNHRIALYLDCGTGNQEIRDGALSLKQLTGEDRIFPNIKGALAAAAADPDQVIFEIEGFDPNKQYVLGFTWWDADNKDRVQSVYFTAPSSAAEECVLPPVRACSFDADRSSWARLLLPLTEPYVHDGRLRVAFKKETGADAVDNQIWLLGSPAATAAKRVVIVTGDDYWGHLWRSTAPALAAALREVDGLEVSVTESPALLGSPLLCHYDAVVIHFKNYEDRLPLHRSCEEGLQAYVDSGKGLALTHFSCGAFENWKGFERIAGRVYSPDLPAHDPHGPFALRMTDTTHPVTAQMEAFEVKDELYTCLTGTTPVTVLCESTSVVDKKVYPMAFIVDHDQARIFHCLLGHDASVYENPGARRLYQQGIAWAAGLLSH, from the coding sequence ATGAATAAAACACGAATGATTTTTCTTTGTTCCATTTCTTTTGTTCTTTCCTTGTCCGCCGCGACACAAGAGGAAAGCGTTGCTTTGCAGTCTGATGATCTCATGCTGCCGCAGAACCATCGTATAGCCCTGTATTTAGATTGCGGTACCGGGAATCAGGAAATCCGAGACGGCGCACTGAGCCTCAAGCAGCTTACAGGCGAAGACCGAATCTTTCCCAACATAAAGGGGGCGTTGGCTGCCGCAGCAGCAGATCCAGATCAAGTCATTTTTGAAATTGAAGGCTTCGATCCAAATAAACAGTACGTGTTGGGCTTTACTTGGTGGGACGCAGACAATAAAGATCGTGTCCAATCGGTTTATTTCACCGCTCCCTCGTCGGCAGCTGAGGAATGCGTGCTGCCGCCCGTACGGGCTTGCTCCTTTGACGCGGACCGCTCCAGTTGGGCGCGCCTCTTGCTGCCCCTGACCGAGCCGTATGTCCACGACGGAAGACTGCGTGTTGCTTTCAAAAAAGAAACAGGTGCTGATGCCGTGGACAATCAAATATGGTTATTGGGATCTCCCGCGGCCACCGCCGCAAAACGCGTCGTCATTGTAACCGGCGATGATTATTGGGGACATCTGTGGCGCAGCACCGCGCCTGCCTTGGCGGCGGCACTGAGGGAAGTCGACGGATTGGAAGTCTCCGTGACAGAATCACCTGCCCTGCTCGGGTCACCATTGCTCTGCCATTATGATGCTGTCGTGATTCACTTTAAAAATTATGAAGACAGACTGCCGCTACATCGCAGCTGCGAAGAAGGCTTACAAGCCTATGTTGACTCGGGCAAAGGACTCGCCCTGACCCATTTTAGTTGCGGCGCTTTTGAAAACTGGAAGGGATTTGAAAGAATTGCCGGGCGCGTATACAGCCCCGACCTGCCGGCGCACGATCCCCACGGCCCCTTCGCCCTCAGGATGACGGATACAACACATCCCGTAACAGCGCAGATGGAAGCCTTTGAGGTTAAAGATGAATTGTACACCTGCCTCACCGGCACGACACCCGTCACCGTCCTGTGTGAATCCACCTCAGTGGTTGATAAAAAGGTGTACCCCATGGCCTTTATCGTAGACCATGACCAAGCGCGCATCTTCCATTGCCTCTTGGGTCACGATGCCTCAGTCTACGAGAACCCGGGAGCGCGGCGCTTATACCAACAGGGCATAGCCTGGGCGGCAGGCTTGCTTTCCCATTAA